One Phaseolus vulgaris cultivar G19833 chromosome 11, P. vulgaris v2.0, whole genome shotgun sequence genomic window carries:
- the LOC137819830 gene encoding uncharacterized protein yields MGVDYYKILQVDKNAKDDDLKKAYRKLAMKWHPDKNPNNKKEAEAKFKQISEAYEVLSDPQKKAIYDQYGEEGLKGQVPPPDAGGAGTTYFSTGDIPGSFRFNPRNADDIFAEFFGFSSPFGGMGGRGGGGGGGGGMRSRFPGGMFGDDMFASFGDGGVHMSQGAPRKAPPIENKLPCTLEEIYRGTTKKMKISREIADASGKTMQVEEILTINVKPGWKKGTKITFPEKGNEQPNVTPADLVFIIDEKPHGVFTRDGNDLVVTQKISLAEALTGYTVHVTTLDGRNLTIPISNVIHPSYEEVVPREGMPLPKDPSKKGNLRIKFNIKFPTRLTDEQRAGIKKLLAA; encoded by the exons ATGGGTGTGGATTACTACAAGATCTTGCAGGTTGATAAGAACGCCAAAGACGATGACTTGAAGAAGGCTTATAGGAAACTTGCTATGAAATGGCACCCTGACAAAAACCCCAACAACAAAAAAGAAGCTGAAGCTAAGTTTAAGCAGATTTCCGAAGCATACGAG gtgcttagcgATCCTCAAAAGAAAGCTATTTATGATCAATATGGAGAAGAGGGTTTGAAAGGTCAGGTTCCTCCTCCTGATGCTGGTGGTGCTGGAACTACTTACTTTTCCACAGGAGATATCCCGGGATCGTTTCGGTTCAATCCCAGGAATGCCGATGACATTTTTGCAGAGTTTTTTGGTTTCTCAAGCCCATTTGGTGGAATGGGTGGGAGAGGGGGTGGCGGAGGTGGCGGCGGCGGCATGAGATCAAGGTTCCCTGGTGGGATGTTCGGTGATGATATGTTTGCATCTTTTGGGGATGGAGGGGTTCATATGAGTCAAGGTGCACCTCGGAAAGCTCCTCCTATTGAGAACAAGTTGCCTTGTACTCTTGAGGAGATATATAGAGGAACTACAAAGAAGATGAAGATCTCTAGAGAAATTGCTGATGCCAGTGG CAAAACCATGCAAGTGGAAGAGATTTTGACCATTAATGTGAAGCCTGGTTGGAAGAAGGGAACCAAGATCACCTTCCCTGAAAAGGGAAATGAACAGCCAAATGTGACGCCGGCCGATCTCGTTTTCATCATCGACGAAAAGCCACACGGTGTCTTTACTCGCGACGGAAACGACCTTGTAGTCACGCAGAAGATTTCCCTTGCAGAGGCCTTAACTGGTTATACAGTGCACGTCACCACCCTGGATGGTAGAAACTTAACCATACCAATCAGCAATGTTATTCATCCCAGTTATGAAGAGGTTGTCCCAAGAGAAGGCATGCCACTTCCAAAAGATCCATCAAAGAAGGGAAACTTGAGGATAAAGTTTAACATCAAGTTTCCAACTAGGCTTACTGATGAGCAAAGAGCAGGAATCAAGAAACTCTTGGCTGCCTAA